GGTCTTTCCCAGAGATGTTTAGATAACAAAGCTAACTTCCTTAGAATTCCAGTAATATTGTTGATTTGAAGAACCAGTGAAGCTAAAGATAGCACTATGAACACAATTCACAAATGTTCATAGATGCCAAATTGAAGAGACAAAACTACATGAGTTGGTTTTCTTCCAATGCAATCCTATCAGTGTGATCAAAATAGTGGACATGACCCCTCCAAAAATGTGCctacattttttctttcattctgGCAGGGTGATGGCATATGCAGACTAGAAGACAAATCATGAGATCTTTGGAATTTGTAAATTACTGTGCTATAGACTATAGTAgttaagtttttctttttaaagaaAGTCCTTAGTTATTATGGATAGGAAAACAGGTTTTTGGTGAGTAGTGTTTTCTACTTTGCTGTGCTGAAGGACCAGAGCTTTTGGTGAGCAGGGTGTTGCAAAGTTGAATCTGACACATGAATGTATGTACTTGGTTTCTACTTCTAGCATGTACAAAGAACAGAGGCATGAAGTGTACTATATCTGTTCCATGTTTATTTATAGAATAGAAGCTAGGCTTAGGAGCCTAGAGGTAATGCTGTCCACCATCAGTTGATATATTCAAAGGATTTTCTAGGGAACTTCCATATATTTTTTGcttcatatttattttctacTGTAGTGTTTTTGTGTCGTTTTAGATCCATATGTGCCAACTGCCAACTGTTTAGCTGCCTCCGATGGTCTAGCTTTGTTATTTCTTTCTTCACAACGAGGTTAAAGCGAATTGAGGTCCAACGTTCAAACTCTGACTAACTTAGCAAGTTAGTTTTGTTGGTATGTTAGGTAAATATCAACAACTTAGCTACAGTGAAAGATTTCAAAAACACTTTTGACATAACGAGCAAAATATGTCAAATAGTTACAAACATGTTTAAGGCTTAAGAAAGGTCTCGAGTTCAAATTGtgtatgaaaaagaaaagtggtTATGTAAGGTCAAGTTTTTTcgtgtatgaaaaaaaaaaaaaactagtatgGTTTAGAGGGAAGACCTCACTAAAGGTGTTCAATCATATTCTCAAACAAAAATTAGTAGTTGATAAAACTGGTGAATGTTTTGCGGAAAATACTGTATGATTGTAAACTATTCGAGAATAGGTGATGCACAACAGACTGGGATTGAGTAAAGTCAAAATGTCACTGCAGTCAGGTATCAGTGACCGTCCGATCATAATTAGACAGTCTTGATTTAACTACAGTATTTTTAGAATGAAAATAAGAGATGCATTTTTTAAACCGTCCGATTACAAACTACAAACGGAATGACTGCATCATTGCACAGAAAACCGTCCACATCTAATCCAAATTTGAAGTATAACTGTAACATATAACAATGTAGGACAACAACATATTTTCAAACGTGTAGAAAGACAAGTTTATTCTATCAGCTGCCACGATTACCGCTCAATCTCTGCCAGTTTCCTTTCTACATTCTATTGTGCTGTCTGTATATTTTGGAAAATGATTGGACTTGAAATGAAACGTAAAAagaaacttcattttttttcctacacCCTCTtgatatctatatattatatgtttgagagttttttctcaaggaaacaaatctacgtgtcactttcttatgaactttaatttttattaatctcATATGGCATCCTTTCATTCATCATAATCTACGTGGCAACTATTGAGAACATCTTTTCTATATGGCAATTTATTGAGCATcttcaatagaaattatgtgcggtactcatataaggaatattttttctttagtgtttttctcgatcaaaatttaatgctaatttacaaataatcattcaaaagaaaacaatcgaatacgttttaatttttttttaacaacattacCAATTCTCTCTACaatcattatgaattcttattatttattttttttaccaatccattttattcttttagaaaaaaaaaactcatttcatattattaagCACACttgaaagacacaaaataaaataaaaaaaataacaaccgtcaatataaacttcaaacatatattttttagagaaataatgttaacatattattattaatacatgcATACAGGTTGCTTTCaccgtaaaataaataaacattaaaaaaaaaaatcaattccacaaatcaatcaaatgatttcaactaaatcaaatcaagtagtaattcaaaatcattaataCACGATTTCTCAATTAATgtgaattcaaaatttcaaatcatttgttaccaaaaaataaattcaaatcattccccattatttatatttataggcATGTTctcagacaaaaaaaaaaaaaaaaaatctcttttgCATGTGTTGTACTCCATCAGTTTGCGTCAAGAAAATCAATTTCTTACATGTTCATTGATCTGGCTCTATACTTactttctaacttttttttttcctcaatgATCTCGgcccttttctttttattgttttttatcaatattttgtaatatatattttattaatatgattttatagTGTGTGGAGAGATAGGAGAGCCCTCAAATAACACCATTATgaactattttaattttatgtattttaacaAAGACTATTTTAATGTAAAaagaacaatttattttattttaacatttgtgttttgtttttcagGAAAAATTATGTAAAAGGCTTATAGGTGGTTTTGGAACCTGAGGTAATAACATAGCGGAAACATGAGAGCAAGAGTGTTTAGTAttagactaaaataaaatagtgtaaCGATGAGATTATTTTGGAAcctgtattttttattttttatatttgtttaatttttggtaccaatttttttaaggtACTGGAAACAAAATTTGGTGTACAGgaaaattatatatgtaatgTATGTGGTATGATACAACAAATGCATTACTTAATATCTTAGTACATTTTgtccaatatatatttttcttctataCAAGAGACATCACACAATGACATTgacatcaatatttttttttcgacACATGCATTGGCATCAATATTATTAATCGTCCTATAAAAGAAATCAATTACTTTAGAAATTGAGCTGtccacttttttttctttttttcttttcaccaccagtttaatctgattcggggatCAGTTCTGACACATCAATTAGTTTAATCTGGAGCGGAGATCAATCTCCACCATTTTTGAACTCtaatacacattttatttttttgttaccatgatattAATACAAAGTTTTTTATGTGAGACATGTGGAGacatgcaaaaataaaataattaccgGAGCAGGAATTTAAATTTTGGAACGGTGGgagtagttattttatttttgcattaaaggtgaataaatgtaATGTTCaggcttcaaaaaaaaaaatgtaatgttCAGCATTCAAACCTCGCCCCCTTCACATAAATTTaaagtgcgatgtccctaccaattaAGTTAAACTCACGGGAACatcatatatactaatatatttttttataattatacatAATCTAATATTGTACAATCGAATATAAAACttttaataattcatatttttcattgaatatTACCCGTGCATTGCACGAGTCGGTTATACTAGTTATTTTTTGAATCACACCCCCTCTTTGCTTTGATCACCACAAAAGATAAACTTGGAAGACACCGAATGAATAAACCATACAAGTGAAGTGAAAGAAAACATTGCTGTAGATATAGTTAAGCAAATAAACCacaaaatatttcataagtaacctgaccaatttttttacataaagtATTGAGACTAATACCAAGCATTACATTTGAGCTAAATGATTTATCTGTGAAAGCTCGCCTATCATATTCTTCCTCCTCTCGAATAAACtactaataatatttaaaatgtaCATGTTCCGCAATTTTTTACCTCAGATAGCTCAGCAACAACCCACCATCTTTCATTGCCCTGTATAGTTTGACGCGCCAAGGGAATCAAGCCCTTCAGTTCGGGAAACCATTATCTTTCGGAATACGTCCCTCACTTGGCGCTCCAACGGATCCAGCCCATCTCTAAAAGCTTCGGAAACAAGTTTCAGCTCCTTCAAATCCTGTTCAACTTCCATTTTATGTTCATCAGACAACGGAAACTGAGCAGAATCTACCAGGTCCGTCAAGTGGCGGGTGGTTATCTCAATTTGATATATCTCCTTCAGCAAGCCACATGAGTTCCGGCGCTCTCGCTTCTTTGACTCCTCCAGGATCCGTTCGTGAAGCGAAGTAACTGGAGCACTCCAGGTAAATTGCTTGGGGACTGAAAAATGAATGTTTAAACCCCTATCCTGACATGGAATAGCTGCAACAAGGATCCACAAGACAAACAAGAGAATACAATTCATTGTATAAACAGAAACTGAAAGCCTGCTATTTGCAGCAATCTCGTTCGCACGGGGTGGAACCAGGTTACTTGCAATGGACTGTAGTTGCTTGGCTGCAGACCAGGACCGAGAGACACTCCATGAATGTGATCTTGAATGCCCTGACGAAGAATGTCCATCCTTGCTCGAGTTATGCCGCCCAAAAGATCTATGACGTTGAGAAAAAACAGATCCTGATTCTTTCTCATCAATCATCATTGTCAATGCTAAATCCATCAGCGCCTTTCTCGCCCTCCTAAACTGCCCTTCAGTCAATGGTCTCTTATTTGAACCTAAAGCACAACTCACAATTTCCAGATGCTTTTGCCACATACGAATATTCTCAATCCCATCTCGACTCGCATTACAAATGTCAAGTGCCTTGACCGACCTCTCAATGAATTCAGATGTCACCCGATCCAAGGGAGGTTTCGATAACTGGTCTTTATTATTCAACAGAATGACTCTGAATTCCTCATGACAGCAGATAAACTCAGTGAGGAGCTTCTGCATCCAATCAATCGAGAGCAATTCATCATCACTAACCCCAGAAAGTTCATGAAAACGATCTGTAACACGCTTTTGGAATGATCCAAACTCTAAATTACATGAATCTGATTCATGACTTGCTTCTATCGAATGAACCTGTTCCTGCCTCATACCAAATAACGATCGACCAAAGGATGAAAATGACGAAGAAGAAGGACTCTGATTTTCCGTAGAAGGCATTGTGACAGACTCACAACCTCCACAAACCCCTCTTCCCCCAAAAGATCCTCACAACACTTGACCAGAACCACAAAAGATCACATGAAACCCATCAAAAACTGCTCTGCATTAATGTCACCTCTATCAGTTTTATTTCCTATAAGTAACTGAATCCAATTAATTCAACACACACTTAAAACATCCGATATTATCAATTATCCAATTCAAACCCTTATACAAACACTATCAAAACATCAATCAGAATTCAGAACAAACAGATCAAGCAAATTCCAATACAAAAATCAAACCCCAAAAGCCCAAAtcaaaaaaatctcaaatttcaATCATAAGACTCCCACCATAACCtccaaactaaaaaaaaaacatcaaaaccaaacaaaacccCAATAAAAATCAAACCTTTAACTCAaacacaaaatgaaaaaactcaAACTTTTCAAACACCCAGATACCAATAAGTTCGAATAATCATCAAAAACCACTTAAAAATCATATTCATGAGAATATCATGgattgaaaatcaaaacaaataaaaaatagtgcAAGAACATGAATGTGATAAAAGCTATAAAAAGAGTACCTTTGAGGTGAAAAAGAGTAGAAGCTGAAAAGCAAAGGTGAAGCAAGGAATCTGAAAACCCTAGGAAAGGAACAAAGCAAGGAAGGAGAGGGGTTTGGTTAACGGCAGATGAAGGGAAGCGTAATCGGAATGTTACTGCAGAGAGTACTGACaagacaacatttttttttaaagaataataaaatattgtgGAATGAAGGAATATTTgctatatatgtatttttttcttctgacTAGAATTAAGAGAATTGTTTATTTTggttgaaaaagttttaaaaattatgttttgcTGTCTTGATGATAAGTAAGAATAAATACTATCATTTTGGGTTTAAAATATTTgcaacttttcattttttattttgactaagTGGGACTTTTAATTTATGGtcttttaatgtttttgtttttatagtaatattattcatttaattaaaatttaatttttatgcacTAGTTACGTATTAAGTTTTACTCTctttatttcaaaataattgacatgattgatcaatttttacctattaaaaaaaatgtataaataaaaGAGATCAGATTAATTTTCCTAAAATACTTTTGTCatatactagtcccacacccgtgcgatgcacgggtgttatgcggtattttatattataatgttgaaaaatcattcgtataaattgaaacaataagtattatgaaaattataataataacatcaacaacaacaaaataataataataattaaaaaagttatgtAAATATAAGGTacatattaaagatgtgtttatacatttcgaaaagattacaatggatcctattgcatctatcaaaataagttggtaattcataaattgtcatgtcgctatgaaaacggtttgtggtcatactcatacactgtgcatttgattcttaattggacactataattcaatatatagtataaaagattaattagtgcgtataatttagtaaaaactattattattagttgagtgggtgtataatgaaaagttataggtatataaatgtaggcatatgaaaaagtgtatagagatgacaatgatgtaagtagaagtgatgtgacattattgagtggtttaattggatataagtggctgacgtggattagggtgattagtggttgcacaactatctaagaattatatatatagacgtttatacatttaaaaaacttatttatacatcacatttgaagttactttggtatcttcttcattaacattgattagcaatatttttaactcattcttcaaaataactatggaaatgacaacatataattgacaatgaaaaacaatcgatgttgaaacataaatttttatttatattataaatctcattggaggattctgagttggataaactacatcattatctcttacaaaaaaactactgtattatcgaatttgacatttatattaatttgaaatttattagagcaaagataaaccaacctaactcatactcaaatattgaatatgataaaaatcatacagggcataacaaccattagtaaattttatttattttttattttttttattaaacattaGAAAGTGGTCCTGACAATCggccaactccttatatttacaaagattaggcaaaagattattagcaaaaacattaacttttttgaaaaaaaaacaataaaatacacaaaataataaaatgaacaaaaaaaatttaaaatgaataataacccaaaacaataataataataataataataataataataataattattattattattattattataattagtaccccacattaaatagatgtaagtggatgatgtggcaaaatgaaaggttttcattggtttgtagattagggtttagataagCAATttcacaactatctaggatttatatatatagatttatgTATTTGAGAATGATTATATATTTAGggaccaacaatgaattgatcaAAGTTGTTGAGATTTTGGCCTActttaagcatgtggtcaggggttcgattcACGAGTCATGCATctgaaaaaaatttgattggaaGGGAAGAACCTACCTTGTGTGCTCCATAGGTTCAATCttggtcaagtagtctagtggctaaaaatttcacACATAAGTGGGATGACAGAAATTCGAACCATAACCCCCTGCATAGATAATGTCATGTCTCTGCCAACCGAGTAAATCTCATGAGACAACTAgttgttatttttaataagaGGGAAAAGTTAGGCCTTGTCTAACATGAGTCttttatggtgcataagccttcgatatttttataatgaatacgaattttacatagtccaccgttgaattgaaagtttatatcgtatagatcatccataatttttttaatttttttgaaaatcatttgatatgttattgagacccgtcaaGATTAACGGGACCCGtcaaatgattttcattttttttaaaaaatttatggatgatctatacgatataaaattttaatccaACAGTgagttttataaaattcatattcgttatagtAGTATTCGTAACTTGTGCACGGTGAAAGACTTAATGAAGTCTTTCACCATAGACTTGGCCGAAAAGTTAAACTCACAATTTCTTTATCATTTGAATTCTTATGTTCCTCCCTCAAATCACCAAACCGTActcactttttttaatatagtaatATCTTTTTAATATAGTAATATCTTATTGAAAATTACGTACTCAATTTCTAAAacatatgacatttttttaatttttttttgtttagataATACTATCCTTCTACATtaaatatctaattttttttttaagttgttaaCTTTTTTAAAGAAACGTTAATATCTTTTTGTGCTCACATGAATTGACAAGGATTGATGGGAAGGTTAGAGGGATTATCATGTCCCGACAAAGGCATGAGAGACTATTACTTACATACAGTTGTTCATCTTAATTCAATCCATCATTTTCTATTGGCTCGTGACACATTAAAATATTTGTGGGTCGAGGTTGAGTCAAATTAAAATCATAGTCTATAATTTGTTAGTCCATCTTAGTCATCTATTTATTATATCAGCCAAATAAGGTTGCTCCATAGATTATTAATTTCAACCCAAAGCCTATTTTTTATCGTCACATTATTTTAAAGATATGAATCAAATTGATATATTGAGGTTGACAATACTATATACATTGTGTACCAATCATTTATGGTATTAAGAGGCCAATAGGTTGGTCCACAGGCTCAtgtttatcatttatttattatttatttttacttttactatcagtttaatctgattcaggAGTCAGTTCTGACTTCAAGTGATTTCAGCTCTCCTCCAATCGTAGTTgtgggatcgaaccgtgatcttCTCTACCAAATTTAGCGTCAATCAcaactgaaccaactaacgattgatattatttatttatttttacaaaacttACCTTATTACTAGTAACTTGTAATTATGTATGAGTATGACATATGACAtgatttttttacaaaaataataatttacaatTAATTACTAAATATTGTTTAAAACTAGTGGTTTTGCCAAGTGCATCGTGCGTCAATCTATGTTGAGCCAAAATAAAATTGAGGTCAAGTCAGGTTGAGAGAAAATGACTTGAAAGTTGGAACTTTTTCTCTCCACATTTTGCATCATCATACTAAGCAGACTGGTCCATCAGGCACTTGGAAACAGGATGGATCCAGAAATTTATAAAGGGGCtgaaaaatatgttaaattaaatgttaaataaaatatatgaaatgtTAAATAAGTGTCCGGAGTAACGgttgagaaaataaaaatggtaacATAATGTcttgaaatattaaaaatattttttttattgaaatttttgttttcttaaacaTTGTCTTGAagacactgtttaacatgatCCATTAAATATTATAACAACATTTTTTCGTTAAATCTTCGATTCCCATAAAAAGGGagactaatttttatttttgaagaatgGTGgaactataatatataaaagttatATTGCATTATGTTGATTCATGATGGAGTAATTGAGGGATCATTCATATCGGGCTCAGAACAACGATACAAGTGAGttgaatatcatatttttactcaaaattttaaggcatTAAGTTTATgtgtcctctcacttataaagtgtcaAACCTCcatttttctaagcaatgtgagacttaactcacctcaCATTTGCCCATCCATTGTAGATCCATCAATAACATCTTGCATGATACACTTGACTTGTTGCATGTATCAAACTTGTCTTGTTGCATGTAATTCATTTAACATTTGTCATGTTGTATGTATTTCTTTTGACATTTATCTTCATGCATATAATCCTTGTAGTTGCTCTTCTCCTATAAATAGGAGTTCACAATGTATTTTGGAATTCAAGcattaacaataaaaaaaagtatatgttTTCTATATAGTGTCTCTTCAATTGTTTCTGGTTTTGATCCATATTTGATAATAAATTTGGGGTTTTGAGAATGTGATATGTAAGCTATACAAACATGGATTTTGTTAAATGAGTTTTTTAAGTTTCTTTTTCGTTTATACTTTGTTTGAACAATTTGGTGAGACCCTCCatatcagtgttttaaaaaccgaaccggaCATCGAACCGATGATGGTACTGgttcactggttcattggtcgaaccaccgggtcactggtcgaaccgcatgataAACCGAATTAAACCGGATTAAATCGGtggaatgaaccggtctctatgataaaactatatagttattaaaccgaATAGcttaatctttaaaaaaaatcataacacataaaaaaaaattgaaaaattgaaatagtaCATGagtaatataattataaacacAATTGAAATTGGGCCACATTGGAGTTAGGCCATGTATAATGGAAAGCCCATGAGTCATAGAAAACCCTAAAGAATACTCCCTTTATTTCATAGCCGTCAATCACTTCTTTTCCCTTTATTTCCTCTGCTATGCTCTGCTCCTCCATGTTGTGTCTATTATTTTACCTTATCATCTCTGCAACTACCTATGTTTATAATTGCATCATCTCTATTTCTTTTCACTCATACCCTTTCTTCTCTGATTCTCTTAGATCGGGTGCAAAAACAAAATTCCAGGTGGTTCAAGATGCAAAAGTACAAGATTATATGTGTAATTCTTAGAAGTTCAGAGATCTAGTTTACATACTTTCTTTCTCAAAATTCTCTGAGATCTGGTTTACATtctttttcaaacttttttatttcaaaattttctctAAATCTCCATCTTTTTTTATCGCGATCTCTCTTTTTGAatcaatgaaaaagaaaaaaaaaaacacacaagcaTTTAAATCGGCGGTTTTTTAAAACCGCCGGTTCgccggtttttgcggtttttgcggttttatCCGGTTCTGGCCGGTTCAATAACATGTCCGATCCAACTACTGAACCAGACCGCTGACCCTCCGGTTCCCGGTTCAACCggttcgaccggccggtccggttcggtttttaaaacactgctccATATATCTGGAAGATACttcatcaaatttaaaatttattcattaggaccggaaaaaaaaaagatttctcaTGCTAGGAACATGGGCGGACCCGGACATGGATTACCGGTGTGGCTAAATTTTTTAGGCATTACTGGAAAAAAATTTATCGTTATCTTAATAATTCAGTTAAACAACGAAcaacatataaaattattattaatacacgTGTATCtaaaaaaaacaccaacaattcagaaaatttctatttcaaaaaaataaaaaaattaacaaactaacaaactatatccagaaaactacaaaatttctattcggaaaaaaagaaaagactaTAACTTATTGAATATATGTGAAATCATACATATTACTATTGTTTGATACATCACAAGATTCTATcttggaccaaaatatatagaacccaaaattttattagcttatagtttattttgataaactaattcaattaacttataacttattaatttttatttcaattttacccatatcttcttacttgaaaaaattaaacctattgttttatgtcatttcatatttatatgtcACAATCattaaagttgattattatacaattaacttatataacttaaaataatacactttGTATAACCAAATAGTTGAATACTATAAACTAATTTGCactaatatttaaactaatatGTATCGAGAGACTTACGGTCATTagtaataaactctaaactaatatttatattaatatttgtacaaatatgtatacagaataatttaaaattatttataaaatttttattattatttataaaaaaatatttaggctgggctggtgtggctatagccacaccaagccTCACACAGGTCCGCCCCTGGCTAGGAAGAGTAATTTGATTTGTCATGTTATAGGTGAAAAGTTTCTATTGCagtttaaaatcaaattttctcaATACGTAAGAGTGACTAAACCTTAACCACTTATTTAAGCACATCAAATTTCTTACcacttgaaccaattcattTTTACTCGGAAGgatatgatttttaaaaaaccaTTTGTGGTAAAAGTAAAAGTAGCTCTCAACAAATATAAGTGCAAGTGGGGCAAGTAGCGCCTTCTAACATTGACAAGGCCCATGGGCTAATTTCACAAGCCCACATTGGGAAAAATATTTCTTtcctaattattttttaattatgtataatGACAGGGGATTGAGAAATTCGTTAGTTGCTGTCAACAGATCAAATTGCTGCTGTTTGCTCTGACCTTCATCAACCATGGCCAAAAACATCCTCAAAACTCCATCACTTCTTCAGGTAATATTTAAGTAATTCCACTAAACccaaattaataattaattcatGTTTTCTTACAACATTTGATGTTgatattaattcatttttgtccTTCGTGTTTTTTAATCAGTACATATTTGAAACAAGTTCATATCCAAAAGAACATGAACAATTGAAGCTACTTAGAGAGACAACAATCCAGAAATACGGAAAAATGTAAGTTACATGCAtgccttaaaaaaatatataattcagTACAATTCAAGCTATATATTGaaggcaaattttatttatttttatagttatatagttatattaaattaattggATCTTACATAGACCCAATACTTGGATGAGATGGTAAGGGATCTCTTCCAACTTAACCAAAGATCCCGAGTTCATAAGAATGTTAAATTCTCTTGAGGGAGAACTTTGCTATTATTTGCGGTCCTACCGGATTGTGATATTAGTCTCTGTAGTTGTGTGTAGAGCATACCTGATTCATACAAAAAAATTGGATCTTACATATGCAATGTCTAAGGGTAAACTAATTGGATCTCACattcattttaatatttattcacTATAGTATGATACCTACATTATGCATTTTGTGAATTAATGTTTAATGTGTGTTGGGGATGGCACTTGCAGGAGTGTAA
This portion of the Trifolium pratense cultivar HEN17-A07 linkage group LG3, ARS_RC_1.1, whole genome shotgun sequence genome encodes:
- the LOC123916659 gene encoding protein ROH1-like, with the protein product MPSTENQSPSSSSFSSFGRSLFGMRQEQVHSIEASHESDSCNLEFGSFQKRVTDRFHELSGVSDDELLSIDWMQKLLTEFICCHEEFRVILLNNKDQLSKPPLDRVTSEFIERSVKALDICNASRDGIENIRMWQKHLEIVSCALGSNKRPLTEGQFRRARKALMDLALTMMIDEKESGSVFSQRHRSFGRHNSSKDGHSSSGHSRSHSWSVSRSWSAAKQLQSIASNLVPPRANEIAANSRLSVSVYTMNCILLFVLWILVAAIPCQDRGLNIHFSVPKQFTWSAPVTSLHERILEESKKRERRNSCGLLKEIYQIEITTRHLTDLVDSAQFPLSDEHKMEVEQDLKELKLVSEAFRDGLDPLERQVRDVFRKIMVSRTEGLDSLGASNYTGQ